In Pseudomonas fluorescens, one genomic interval encodes:
- a CDS encoding FitA-like ribbon-helix-helix domain-containing protein, whose amino-acid sequence MASITIRNLDEKLKEQLRITAAHNGHSMEEEARLILGRALATVDRAGGLGSRIRSRFSANGGVELELPERSEKATGVDFSE is encoded by the coding sequence ATGGCCAGCATCACCATTCGAAACCTTGACGAAAAGCTCAAGGAACAGTTGCGTATCACCGCTGCACACAACGGACACTCCATGGAAGAAGAGGCGCGCCTGATTCTCGGTCGAGCCTTGGCCACAGTTGATCGTGCCGGCGGACTTGGAAGCCGGATACGCAGCAGGTTCAGTGCAAACGGCGGAGTTGAACTTGAATTGCCGGAGCGCTCAGAGAAAGCCACCGGGGTGGATTTTTCTGAATGA
- a CDS encoding ArnT family glycosyltransferase → MLKAPALSGCLKPMPRAATSLFLLAALLFFFALGNHQLQGSTEARVAGIAMEMHLDDDWVTPRLFGEPFLEKPPLSLWLDAGAMRVFGVSPWAVRLASAVAGVLSVMLLYGMLRRFGRPKAVAWTAGILLATMASYWSNVRGVGEDALLALGVTTALLAFFQAQRAPSAGNSLLFIVGIAIATLSKGVLGLAMPGVVIFAYLLADNLIDKRLKIGAWLRPGLLTAVGLIPLLIWLAVLYQRGGSHAVAEVLLTNSVGRFSGSFVEAGHYEPFYYYLAKLPEAFLPWNILVYLGLWHFRKDLKANRYLLFFSLWIVAQFIMLTLASSKRTVYLMSMTPAAAVIAAEYARVLFERLQARETTDRFIGKVARHRQAIAAGLLTVVIASYLGAAQWALPNADKELSFLPLTEHIQSLQANGQQVALFQANERVGGASVFYTQSVLKGLDTDAQLHDFLSASPSNVAVISADREPAAPLKVLKTMMVGRQAYYFVGY, encoded by the coding sequence CCATGCCGCGTGCCGCCACTTCACTGTTTCTACTCGCCGCCCTGCTGTTTTTTTTCGCTTTGGGTAACCACCAGTTGCAAGGCTCTACCGAGGCCCGGGTCGCCGGGATCGCCATGGAGATGCATCTGGACGATGACTGGGTGACGCCGCGCCTGTTCGGCGAACCGTTTCTGGAAAAGCCACCGCTGAGCCTGTGGCTGGACGCCGGCGCCATGCGCGTGTTCGGTGTTTCGCCATGGGCGGTGCGGCTGGCGTCGGCGGTGGCCGGGGTGCTCAGCGTGATGCTGCTGTACGGCATGCTGCGCCGCTTCGGCCGGCCAAAAGCGGTCGCGTGGACGGCGGGGATTCTGCTGGCGACCATGGCCAGCTACTGGAGCAACGTGCGCGGGGTCGGCGAAGATGCGCTGCTGGCGCTCGGCGTGACCACGGCGCTGCTGGCGTTCTTTCAGGCACAACGCGCACCGAGCGCCGGTAACTCGCTGCTGTTTATCGTCGGGATCGCTATCGCCACTTTGAGCAAGGGTGTGCTCGGTCTGGCGATGCCGGGGGTGGTGATTTTCGCCTACCTGCTGGCTGATAACCTGATCGACAAACGCCTGAAGATCGGCGCCTGGCTGCGTCCTGGCCTGCTCACGGCAGTGGGCCTGATTCCGTTGCTGATCTGGCTCGCCGTGCTTTACCAGCGCGGTGGTTCGCACGCCGTCGCTGAAGTGCTGCTGACCAACAGCGTCGGGCGCTTCAGCGGCTCGTTCGTCGAGGCCGGGCATTATGAGCCGTTCTATTACTATCTGGCCAAACTGCCGGAAGCGTTTCTGCCTTGGAACATTCTGGTGTACCTGGGCCTATGGCATTTCCGCAAGGATCTGAAGGCCAACCGTTACCTGCTGTTTTTCAGCCTGTGGATCGTTGCGCAGTTCATCATGCTGACCCTGGCCTCAAGCAAGCGCACGGTCTACCTGATGTCGATGACCCCGGCGGCTGCCGTGATCGCCGCGGAGTACGCGCGCGTGTTGTTCGAGCGCTTGCAGGCGCGCGAAACCACCGACCGCTTCATCGGAAAAGTCGCCCGTCATCGTCAGGCGATTGCCGCAGGACTGCTTACGGTGGTGATCGCCAGCTACCTCGGCGCCGCGCAGTGGGCACTGCCCAACGCCGACAAGGAGTTGTCGTTCCTGCCGTTGACCGAACACATTCAGAGCTTGCAGGCCAACGGTCAGCAGGTCGCACTGTTCCAGGCCAATGAACGGGTCGGCGGCGCCAGCGTGTTCTACACCCAAAGCGTGCTCAAGGGGCTGGACACCGACGCGCAACTGCATGATTTCCTCAGCGCGTCACCGTCGAACGTCGCGGTGATCTCGGCAGACCGCGAACCCGCCGCACCACTCAAAGTGCTCAAGACCATGATGGTCGGGCGTCAGGCGTATTACTTCGTCGGCTACTGA
- a CDS encoding type II toxin-antitoxin system VapC family toxin produces MIVLDTNVLSEFMRIEPETRVLAWVDAQPAMDLAISAITVAEILHGIARLPSGKRKQNLQAHAMAMFEEDFAGRILPFDAHAAVEYAALVADCEAKGRAVSMADAQIAAICRAHGAAIATRNVKDFRFSGVEVMNPWEV; encoded by the coding sequence ATGATAGTGCTCGATACCAACGTGCTTTCAGAGTTTATGCGTATCGAACCTGAAACCAGGGTGCTGGCCTGGGTTGATGCGCAGCCCGCCATGGATCTGGCCATCAGTGCGATAACGGTGGCTGAGATACTCCACGGCATCGCCCGACTTCCCTCAGGCAAGCGCAAACAGAATCTTCAAGCCCATGCGATGGCAATGTTCGAAGAGGATTTCGCCGGACGCATTTTGCCGTTCGATGCGCATGCCGCTGTCGAGTACGCGGCACTCGTCGCAGATTGCGAAGCAAAGGGACGGGCGGTGTCGATGGCTGATGCTCAGATAGCCGCAATTTGCCGGGCTCATGGCGCGGCAATCGCCACCCGTAACGTGAAGGACTTTCGGTTCTCGGGAGTGGAAGTGATGAATCCGTGGGAGGTGTGA
- a CDS encoding histidine phosphatase family protein, which produces MELRLSLFGVKRSISLSGLARYRNTWVVLGASLLVIPLTLWLLAPAAVPDLAHGNVSGARALAAGWAKGDMIVLVRHVERCDHSPAPCLSGDDGITDRSRSVAVGVGAQFEHLGLNNADIYNSPMLRTVQTAGYMFNRAASGEDWLISCKGHILQEALAHKLAGRNLILVTHSECMAELEKDLNTPVSDPGYGSSLFVSAANKADPRVLGFIEASDWHSVSTR; this is translated from the coding sequence GTGGAGTTGAGACTGAGTCTGTTCGGCGTCAAACGCTCGATTTCCCTGAGCGGATTGGCCCGCTATCGCAATACCTGGGTGGTGCTCGGCGCGTCGCTGCTGGTGATTCCGCTGACACTGTGGCTGCTCGCCCCGGCGGCGGTGCCGGATCTGGCCCATGGCAATGTGTCCGGAGCCCGCGCGCTGGCGGCCGGGTGGGCCAAGGGCGACATGATTGTGCTGGTGCGTCACGTCGAGCGCTGCGATCACTCGCCGGCGCCGTGCCTGAGTGGCGACGACGGCATCACCGACCGCTCGCGCAGTGTTGCGGTCGGTGTCGGTGCACAGTTTGAGCATCTGGGCCTGAATAACGCTGACATCTACAACAGCCCGATGCTGCGCACGGTGCAGACCGCCGGTTACATGTTCAACCGCGCGGCCAGCGGCGAAGATTGGCTAATCAGCTGCAAGGGCCACATCCTGCAGGAAGCGCTGGCGCACAAGCTTGCGGGGCGCAACCTGATCCTGGTGACCCACAGCGAATGCATGGCGGAGCTGGAAAAGGACTTGAATACACCGGTTTCTGACCCTGGCTACGGTTCCTCACTGTTTGTGTCTGCCGCAAACAAAGCGGACCCGCGGGTGCTTGGCTTCATCGAAGCCTCCGACTGGCACTCGGTGAGCACTCGATGA
- a CDS encoding methyl-accepting chemotaxis protein, which produces MGVTLRDLISGIRDGVTQIASAAEELSAVTEQTSAGVNSQKVETDQVATAMHEMTATVQEVARNAEEASQAAAAADGEAREGDKVVNEAIAQIERLASEVVRSTEAMSVLQQESDKIGSVMDVIKAVAEQTNLLALNAAIEAARAGEAGRGFAVVADEVRGLAQRTQKSTEEIEGLVAGLQNGTQQVAAVMNNSRALTDSSVALTRKAGDSLENITRTVSNIQSMNQQIAAAAEQQSAVAEEISRSIINVRDVSEQTAAASDETAASSVELARLGGQLQQMVSHFRV; this is translated from the coding sequence ATGGGCGTGACCCTGCGCGACCTGATCAGCGGCATCCGCGACGGCGTCACCCAGATCGCCAGCGCCGCCGAAGAACTCTCGGCCGTGACCGAGCAGACCAGCGCCGGTGTCAACAGCCAGAAGGTCGAGACCGACCAGGTGGCCACCGCCATGCACGAGATGACCGCCACTGTGCAGGAAGTCGCGCGCAACGCCGAAGAAGCCTCGCAAGCCGCAGCCGCCGCTGACGGCGAAGCCCGTGAAGGCGACAAGGTGGTCAACGAAGCCATCGCGCAGATCGAGCGTCTGGCCAGCGAAGTGGTGCGTTCCACTGAAGCCATGAGCGTGCTGCAACAGGAAAGCGACAAGATCGGCAGCGTCATGGACGTGATCAAAGCCGTGGCCGAACAGACCAACCTGCTCGCGCTCAACGCCGCGATCGAAGCAGCGCGTGCCGGTGAAGCCGGTCGTGGGTTTGCCGTGGTCGCCGACGAAGTCCGTGGTCTGGCCCAGCGCACGCAGAAATCCACCGAGGAAATCGAAGGTCTGGTCGCCGGTCTGCAGAACGGCACCCAGCAAGTGGCGGCGGTGATGAACAACAGCCGCGCCCTGACCGACAGCAGCGTGGCCCTGACCCGCAAGGCTGGCGACTCCCTGGAAAACATCACCCGCACGGTGTCGAACATCCAGTCGATGAACCAGCAGATCGCCGCCGCGGCCGAGCAGCAAAGCGCCGTGGCCGAAGAAATCAGCCGCAGCATCATCAACGTGCGCGACGTGTCGGAACAGACCGCCGCGGCCAGTGATGAAACCGCCGCGTCCAGCGTTGAACTGGCACGCCTGGGTGGTCAGTTGCAGCAGATGGTGAGCCACTTCCGCGTCTGA
- a CDS encoding DUF1329 domain-containing protein, giving the protein MFYASRFSKTMLALVLGLTAGSALAAITPQQAEQLKTTLTPMGAERAGNAAGTIPAWTGGITQAPAGYKPGQHHPDPYAADKPLFTITKANLDQYKAHLSPGQIALFNSYPDTFQMPVYPSRRSGSAPQWLYDNTLKNATSAKLLEGGSGFADAYGGVPFPVPKDGIEVLWNHITRYRGIYVVRRASEAPVQRNGSFALVTSQQEALFNFYRPGGQYADLKNILFYYLAFVKSPARLAGGAALVHEMLDQLKDPRQAWVYDAGQRRVRRAPNLAYDTPIASSDGLRTADDTDLFNGSPDRYDWKLKGKQEIYIPYNNYKVGSPDVKYAQLLTPGHLNPQFTRYELHRVWVVEGNLKPGARHVYSKRVLFLDEDSWGAALVDQYDGRGELWRVSMAYLKNFYDLPTTWSALDVFHDLQARRYYVQNLDNEEASTVDFSQPVPEDAYFMPSALRQRGTR; this is encoded by the coding sequence ATGTTTTACGCATCACGATTCAGCAAAACCATGCTGGCGCTGGTTCTGGGCCTCACCGCCGGCAGCGCCCTCGCCGCCATCACCCCGCAACAAGCCGAACAACTGAAAACCACCCTCACGCCTATGGGCGCCGAGCGCGCGGGCAACGCCGCCGGCACCATTCCGGCCTGGACCGGCGGCATCACCCAGGCGCCCGCCGGCTACAAACCGGGCCAACATCACCCGGATCCATATGCGGCGGACAAGCCGTTGTTCACCATTACCAAGGCCAATCTCGACCAGTACAAGGCCCACCTCAGCCCCGGTCAGATTGCGCTGTTTAACAGCTACCCGGACACGTTCCAGATGCCGGTCTACCCGTCGCGTCGCTCTGGTTCGGCGCCGCAGTGGCTGTATGACAACACCCTGAAGAACGCGACCTCGGCCAAGCTGCTGGAGGGCGGCAGCGGATTCGCCGATGCCTACGGCGGCGTACCGTTCCCGGTGCCAAAGGACGGCATCGAAGTGCTGTGGAACCACATCACCCGTTATCGCGGAATCTACGTGGTACGTCGCGCATCCGAAGCGCCGGTGCAGCGCAACGGCAGCTTTGCCTTGGTCACCTCGCAGCAGGAAGCACTGTTCAACTTCTACCGTCCGGGCGGGCAGTACGCCGACCTGAAAAACATCCTGTTCTACTACCTCGCCTTCGTGAAAAGTCCGGCGCGGCTGGCCGGCGGTGCGGCGCTGGTGCACGAGATGCTCGATCAGCTCAAGGACCCGCGCCAGGCCTGGGTCTACGACGCCGGCCAACGCCGTGTGCGCCGCGCGCCGAACCTGGCATATGACACGCCGATCGCCTCATCCGATGGCCTGCGCACGGCGGACGATACCGACCTGTTCAACGGCTCGCCGGACCGCTACGACTGGAAGCTCAAGGGCAAGCAGGAAATCTACATTCCCTACAACAACTACAAGGTCGGCAGCCCGGACGTGAAGTACGCCCAACTGCTGACCCCCGGCCACCTCAACCCGCAATTCACCCGCTATGAGCTGCACCGCGTGTGGGTGGTTGAAGGCAACCTGAAACCGGGCGCGCGACATGTCTATTCCAAGCGCGTGCTGTTCCTCGACGAGGACAGCTGGGGCGCGGCGCTGGTTGATCAATACGATGGGCGAGGGGAGTTGTGGCGGGTGTCGATGGCCTACCTGAAAAACTTCTACGACCTGCCGACCACCTGGAGCGCACTGGACGTGTTCCACGACCTGCAGGCCCGCCGTTACTACGTGCAGAACCTCGATAACGAAGAAGCCTCCACCGTGGACTTCTCGCAACCGGTGCCGGAAGACGCGTATTTCATGCCCTCGGCGTTGCGCCAGCGCGGGACACGCTAG